One genomic region from Mytilus trossulus isolate FHL-02 chromosome 9, PNRI_Mtr1.1.1.hap1, whole genome shotgun sequence encodes:
- the LOC134685601 gene encoding uncharacterized protein LOC134685601 isoform X1, protein MTSVETRKLHFAPTMVLQTERFHILNAKKPVVKLKRLREVNLRDTNRRIRELIKHADDGRRRAGVLPPLQVKREPTFHRQPKGNTTLSNPEEAGDAHWNKQYKKYTVDVDKRVVNHLRRVLNKRIDDHMNSLTESEDKETPDSSTSQNAPRKQPTKRPDIFNRYNDIEVIKPKKQTPKEESNGKVENGRALPGIKNDHGHKNGHSAVTVNVTNTDSAADEADSKAEGNDTTKGNLSAEEDEILDIPPFNLEDDSSDYGDFRQCQVSPVPTPVLQRPMTREQTRISHEDKVSDILNGNVNRYCSANSKTIRIYLSSGFSDSVTERSVLMERVFPQLRNFCAAKGFELDVYDLHWGLKDCTFDDHSLPETFLNTLHSCLSSEYEINMVLFLGEKYGPSILPAKISQDDFEKIIQKTRSHTENEVEKIRKRLKEIDEVKEEREREDSGITSENTASDLNDKEPSSADIPHQINSANDINKFRSHAETIKREAAVVKMLQEKHDSLPSPALLMHWYKLDENHVPPIYRLQKISSEYSDFIKGDFSRREAGRTSWKEVEAKINSVLMQIVPEVFPDEKSRRKFSSSLLDLEIEYGIVNSDSACDHCVVIHRTLEHIASGIGQESNSDYIDVVNRRLEDTKHNRITEYRDNIHTMVSGANVLPYEIEWVAGGIKTSGGRYQQVYLDKMCKQLQDTIQNRLYQDLEAMKNQENKMKLFDEVSHHVSFCQQRARSFQGRQEQLQLIKSYLLSNCRSPLVVYGPGGSGKTALLSKVARDTKTWFKSVDARIVIRSIGKTTSSVNVRTLLRDICQQLCLILDADDEDMPTEYKGLMNFFNQLLSQATEQSHLVILIDSLDQLTDEHDGRKMSWLPKKLPHYAHVIVSTSPDEKYECLPQLKKMLRDDAFIELPDLPVEDAVEILNHWLMKDNRALQQYQFDLIIDKFTTCPLPLFLKVAYDEALSWTSYMDPEHCKLMDTVKKMAGFKFSKMELKYGEATIKRALGYIAASRSGVTDNEMEDLLSLDDAVMDEVMVRYTPPRRHFPQIIWVKIREELNYYLTESKTYNINTIRWSHGQFNEAAIDRYLKNKDKAPSYHKAMAEYFMGEWAEKPKPFGGNTRGSLRYVSSQQMYFESNAEGEEIFYNVRRTNELPYHLLNSQQMENFKSHTLCNFEWVLAKLCGTSLRELVEEYQTALLTEPGDMDLRTLSDAIQLSGEALTKDPRQLASQMVGRLHGVLAKDVPTSPGDPRKYPFLHTFMNQAKVPSVLSLIPSIGCLTQPGGVLFDLLSGHSDPITAVTLTTDGLKALTCSKDNTMKLWDLRTGKVMRTIENVGTNVRMIRPAMNNALIVTVEGSVIKVWNIRYNELVLVINKYVDPPEIGIAGEGKYLCALFDGSNMLRTWNLSKSNYPMLSSVTIDNHKVFQERSVLIAPNSFDERILVAFRGANVGAVHHARTGKHMHTLNCSEDSSSVTSLGITRDYYIMACRQNFMKLHEIFQLELFDQKKGRYLRSVRGCIHDRITEMHLNYIGSHAICINANEQTSTTDIAIWNVETEDHKHLARHSGESTMGACSDFRFCLTAGKNDRSLHIWNISAKINQSQPKLKKNLGVNQIVPMVDNPRYVVARQMNNGPVSIWNVAKAKCLDKAVRIERGLSDSSDVVLIRNTRVIILTDKGFSANTDSSRPVFKTLLTYDLQSKRFIRKLDSCFIPPLPAHEYVLLDDDRLLSLSDSRNHFVIWNMNTRNPDDRIRPNFAEIEKKRGIGVKENSSLIKPGLGVTMTPWDRRSETLSAKKRRQQKEIEVEKKRIDELKNEKDNNIDQYVISGNHRIIVASFFAHHMCVFDIVDKKHTQTMVSDTSMLFLHVSAITHEGDYIVHANYDEENKMSFVTLWDCTTGNVKKRLKNESDVMALGITDNASRVIIGRGKNELHIWDPMYSRSLQKIKGYRGLEFSPESKIFVINEGKRAVVYAGDISIWDIEKASVIAIFTPDMRINCVNIALNGQLITFGLQEVPDVVTLKLTSKNTLTMLEQGGEDMFGEAPDESSEEEEDEDDYD, encoded by the exons ATGACAAGTGTGGAAACGAGAAAACTTCATTTTGCGCCCACGATGGTGCTACAAACGGAACGTTTTCACATTCTTAATGCGAAAAAGCCTGTTGTTAAATTGAAACGACTGAGGGAAGTAAACTTAAGAGACACCAACAGGAGAATCAGGGAACTTATTAAG caTGCTGATGATGGGAGAAGAAGAGCAGGAGTACTGCCTCCATTACAAGTCAAACGGGAACCCACTTTCCATAGACAACCAAAGGGCAATACAACTCTGTCTAACCCAGAGGAG GCTGGTGATGCCCACTGGAATAAGCAGTACAAAAAGTATACCGTCGATGTTGACAAAAGAGTTGTCAATCATCTAAGG AGAGTTTTAAATAAACGAATAGATGACCACATGAACAGTTTAACTGAGTCAGAAGACAAAGAAACGCCCGACAGTTCAACCAGTCAAAATGCCCCTAGAAAACAACCG ACTAAAAGGCCTGACATCTTCAATCGCTATAACGATATAGAAGTCATTAAACCAAAGAAACAAACACCTAAAGAGGAATCAAATGGAAAAGTTGAAAATGGTAGGGCTTTACCTGGTATCAAGAATGACCATGGACACAAAAATGGACACTCCGCAGTAACTGTAAACGTTACTAATACTGACTCAGCAGCCGATGAAGCAGACAGCAAAGCAGAAGGCAATGACACCACAAAGGGCAATTTGAGCGCGGAAGAGGACGAAATCCTTGATATACCTCCATTTAATCTTGAAGATGATTCAAGTGACTATGGAGATTTTAGACAATGCCAGGTCAGCCCCGTGCCGACTCCAGTATTACAAAGGCCAATGACCAGAGAACAAACCCGGATATCACACGAAGACAAGGTTTCTGACATTTTAAACGGAAACGTAAATAGATATTGTTCTGCTAATAGTAAAACAATTAGGATTTACCTGTCTTCTGGATTTTCAG ATTCAGTAACAGAAAGATCAGTTCTAATGGAAAGAGTCTTTCCACAACTCCGTAATTTCTGCGCAGCCAAAGGCTTTGAATTAGACGTTTATGATCTCCATTGGGGTTTGAAAGACTGTACTTTTGATGACCATTCATTACCTGAGACATTTCTTAATACACTTCATTCTTGTCTGAGCTCTGAGTATGAGATTAATATGGTA ctATTCCTAGGAGAGAAATATGGACCAAGCATACTACCAGCCAAAATTTCACAAGatgattttgagaaaattaTACAGAAAACAAGAAGTCATACAGAAAATGAGGTTGAAAAGATACGAAAACGTTTAAAAGAAATAGACGAAGTCAAGGAAGAACGTGAAAGGGAAGATAGTGGAATAACTTCGGAAAATACTGCAAGTGATTTAAATGACAAAGAGCCATCATCAGCGGACATTCCACATCAAATAAACTCTGCAAACGACATCAACAAGTTCAGATCTCACGCTGAAACAATCAAACGAGAAGCAGCGGTAGTTAAAATGTTACAGGAGAAACATGATTCACTTCCTAGTCCTGCCTTATTGATGCATTGGTATAAACTGGATGAAAATCATGTCCCACCTATTTATAGACTGCAAAAAATTAG ctCAGAGTACTCAGATTTTATTAAAGGTGATTTTTCTAGACGTGAAGCTGGACGCACATCGTGGAAGGAAGTGGAAGCTAAAATTAATTCAGTTCTTATGCAGATTGTTCCAGAGGTCTTCCCCGATGAGAAATCTAGGAGAAAATTTTCGAGTTCAT tattggATCTTGAAATTGAGTACGGTATTGTTAACTCAGATTCAGCATGTGATCATTGTGTTGTCATTCACCGAACATTAGAACACATCGCCTCTGGGATTGGTCAAGAGTCCAATTCTGACTACATTGATGTTGTAAATAGACGTCTGGAAGACACGAAACACAATCGAATCACAGAGTATCGTGACAATATACACACAATG GTTTCTGGAGCTAATGTTTTGCCTTATGAGATTGAATGGGTTGCTGGAGGAATTAAAACGAGTGGTGGTCGTTATCAGCAGGTTTACCTCGACAAAATGTGTAAGCAGCTTCAAGATACAATACAAAATCGCCTATACCAGGATCTggaagctatgaaaaatcaagaaaacAAGATGAAATTATTTGACGAAGTGTCACATCATGTCAGTTTCTGTCAACAAAG AGCAAGAAGTTTCCAAGGTCGTCAAGAGCAACTACAGCTTATAAAATCCTATCTTTTATCAAATTGTCGTTCTCCATTGGTAGTCTACGGCCCTGGTGGTAGTGGGAAAACAGCTCTACTGTCAAAAGTAGCAAGGGATACAAAAACTTGGTTCAAGTC GGTGGATGCGAGAATAGTTATACGATCCATTGGTAAAACAACATCATCAGTAAATGTGCGAACCCTTCTGAGAGATATTTGTCAACAACTATGTTTGATACTAGATGCAGATGACGAAGACATGCCAACG GAGTACAAAGGACTTATGAACTTTTTCAATCAACTTTTGTCACAAGCAACAGAACAGAGTCATTTAGTGATACTTATTGACTCGCTAGACCAACTTACAG ATGAACATGATGGACGAAAGATGAGCTGGTTACCAAAGAAATTACCACATTATGCACACGTCATCGTATCAACTAGTCCTGATGAAAAATATGAGTGTCTTCCACAATTGAAGAAGATGTTGCGTGATGATGCGTTTATTGAATTACCAGATTTACCAGTTGAAGATGCAgttgaaatattaaatcatTGGCTAATGAAAGACAATCGTGCTCTTCAACAATACCAGTTTGATTTGATTATTGATAAGTTCACTACATGTCCTCTTCCACTTTTTCTCAAAGTCGCATATGACGAAGCGTTGTCGTGGACGTCTTACATGGATCCTGAGCATTGTAAATTGATGGATACTGTCAAGAAAATGGCCGGTTTCAAATTTTCTAAGATGGAATTAAAATATGGCGAAGCTACCATTAAACGTGCGTTAGGTTACATTGCTGCTTCTAGGAGTGGAGTCACGGACAATGAGATGGAAGATCTTCTGTCACTTGATGATGCTGTGATGGATGAAGTTATGGTTCGTTATACACCTCCACGTCGCCATTTTCCACAAATCATATGGGTCAAAATAAGAGAGGAGCTTAATTATTACCTGACtgaaagtaagacctacaataTCAATACGATAAGATGGTCGCATGGTCAGTTTAATGAAGCTGCAATAGACCGATATCTTAAGAACAAAGATAAAGCACCATCTTACCACAAGGCAATGGCTGAATACTTTATGGGAGAATGGGCAGAGAAACCAAAACCCTTTGGAGGAAATACTCGAGGAAGTCTTCGATATGTTTCTTCTCAGCAAATGTATTTTGAGTCAAATGCCGAGGGTGAGGAAATTTTCTACAATGTAAGGAGAACTAATGAACTACCATATCATCTTTTAAATTCACAGCAAATGGAAAATTTCAAAAGTCATACATTATGCAATTTTGAATGGGTTCTTGCCAAGTTGTGTGGAACATCTCTTAGAGAACTGGTAGAGGAGTATCAAACAGCTCTTTTGACTGAACCAGGTGACATGGACCTAAGAACACTATCCGATGCCATACAACTATCTGGAGAAGCACTTACTAAAGATCCGAGACAGCTAGCGTCTCAAATGGTAGGTCGATTACATGGAGTTCTAGCCAAAGATGTTCCGACTTCACCAGGAGACCCTCGAAAATATCCATTCTTGCATACTTTTATGAACCAAGCAAAAGTGCCGTCTGTTTTATCTTTAATTCCATCAATTGGATGCTTGACACAACCTGGAGGTGTATTATTTGACCTACTTTCTGGACATTCTGATCCAATAACAGCAGTGACCTTAACAACTGATGGATTAAAGGCGCTCACATGCTCAAAGGATAATACAATGAAGTTGTGGGATCTAAGAACTGGAAAAGTAATGCGAACAATTGAAAACGTTGGAACAAATGTTCGAATGATTCGGCCTGCTATGAACAATGCCTTAATAGTAACCGTAGAGGGTAGTGTTATAAAAGTTTGGAATATCCGCTACAATGAACTTGTActtgtaataaataaatatgtagaTCCACCGGAAATTGGCATTGCTGGTGAAGGGAAATATTTGTGTGCATTGTTTGATGGTAGTAACATGTTGCGCACTTGgaacttaagtaaaagtaattATCCTATGCTGTCTTCTGTGACTATTGACAATCATAAAGTATTTCAAGAAAGATCTGTTCTTATTGCGCCTAATTCGTTCGACGAAAGAATACTTGTTGCCTTTAGGGGAGCAAACGTGGGAGCAGTTCATCATGCCAGAACAGGAAAACATATGCACACACTAAATTGCAGCGAAGATTCCTCCTCCGTTACAAGTCTTGGTATTACGAGAGACTATTATATAATGGCATGCAggcaaaattttatgaaacttcatgaaatatttcagcTTGAATTGTTTGACCAGAAAAAAGGTCGATACCTCCGTAGTGTTCGTGGTTGTATACATGATCGCATTACTGagatgcatttaaattatattggATCTCATGCCATTTGTATAAATGCAAACGAACAAACAAGTACTACAGATATAGCAATCTGGAACGTGGAAACCGAAGACCACAAGCATTTAGCCCGTCACTCGGGTGAATCTACAATGGGGGCTTGTTCAGATTTTAGATTCTGCCTAACGGCAGGAAAAAATGATCGATCTCTGCACATATGGAACATAAGTGCAAAAATAAATCAGAGTCAACCCAAGTTAAAAAAGAACCTTGGCGTGAATCAGATTGTGCCAATGGTTGACAATCCAAGATATGTTGTCGCCCGACAAATGAACAATGGTCCTGTAAGCATATGGAATGTTGCAAAAGCAAAATGTTTGGACAAGGCTGTCCGAATAGAAAGGGGACTCTCGGATTCATCCGATGTCGTCCTTATTCGAAATACAAGAGTTATCATATTGACTGACAAGGGATTCTCTGCAAATACAGATTCATCTAGACCGGTGTTCAAAACCCTTCTTACATATGATCTTCAGTCAAAACGCTTCATACGTAAATTAGACAGTTGTTTCATCCCGCCATTACCGGCGCATGAATATGTTCTCCTCGATGATGACCGTCTCCTTAGCTTATCTGATTCTagaaatcattttgttatttggaaCATGAATACAAGAAATCCAGATGACAGAATCAGACCAAACTTTGcagaaatagaaaagaaaaggGGAATTGGAGTTAAAGAAAATTCTTCCCTTATCAAACCAGGTCTTGGAGTAACAATGACGCCATGGGATCGTAGATCCGAAACATTGTCGGCGAAAAAGAGGAGACAGCAAAAGGAAATCGAAgttgaaaagaaaagaatagatgaactaaaaaatgaaaaagacaataaCATTGATCAATACGTCATAAGTGGAAACCACCGTATTATTGTAGCCTCTTTCTTTGCTCATCATATGTGTGTATTTGACATTGTTGACAAAAAACATACACAGACTATGGTGAGTGACACTTCCATGTTGTTTTTACATGTGTCGGCTATCACACACGAGGGAGATTATATAGTTCATGCAAATTACGACGAGGAAAATAAGATGAGTTTTGTCACATTGTGGGACTGCACAACCGGAAATGTTAAAAAACGattgaaaaatgaaagtgaTGTCATGGCATTGGGAATCACAGATAATGCTTCACGTGTCATCATAGGCAGAGGAAAGAATGAACTGCATATCTGGGATCCCATGTACTCTAGGTCGTTACAAAAGATAAAAGGTTATCGCGGTTTAGAGTTTAGCCCTGAGAGTAAAATATTCGTCATAAACGAAGGAAAGCGAGCTGTAGTATATGCTGGAGATATTTCCATTTGGGATATTGAAAAAGCATCCGTCATAGCAATTTTCACACCCGACATGCGTATTAACTGTGTAAATATAGCGCTAAATGGTCAGCTGATAACATTTGGTCTACAAGAAGTTCCTGACGTTGTTACTCTTAAACTTACGTCAAAGAACACATTGACAATGTTAGAGCAAGGTGGGGAAGATATGTTTGGTGAAGCTCCAGATGAGTCATCAGAAGAGGAAGAAGATGAAGACGATTATGACTAG